A single genomic interval of Amblyraja radiata isolate CabotCenter1 unplaced genomic scaffold, sAmbRad1.1.pri scaffold_600_ctg1, whole genome shotgun sequence harbors:
- the LOC116970174 gene encoding cysteinyl leukotriene receptor 1-like translates to MLGGHNWTNSCRIDEYKRPVFVGVYSVVLAVGLVCNTAALYVFVGLTRRKTASTIFMTNMAMSDLFFNLTLPYRIAYYWQNHWTLGTFLCRLSTYAFYLNLYASIYFLTALSVFRYVAILHPVRAKTLVSVRRAWAACLGIWLFVGLSSAPFLRASPHMRQGRMRCFEPHSMSWGQILKMNYMALVLGFLLPFLTIVACYGRIVVRLWSPNYQLQRSARSSRKPISMILIVLSSFLFCFLPYHVARTVHLHLMAQGRQCQHQTLLVHKAIVATLCLAAANSCLNPLLYYFVGENFRRLVKSSLTFRIRGHSARSISSYPLRTATTVVPEAP, encoded by the coding sequence ATGCTTGGTGGCCACAACTGGACAAACAGTTGCCGTATAGATGAGTACAAGAGGCCGGTGTTTGTGGGGGTGTACAGTGTGGTTCTGGCGGTGGGCCTGGTGTGTAATACGGCCGCTCTCTACGTGTTTGTGGGGCTGACCAGGCGCAAGACCGCCAGCACCATCTTCATGACCAACATGGCCATGTCCGACCTGTTCTTCAACCTGACCCTGCCTTACCGCATCGCCTACTACTGGCAAAACCACTGGACACTGGGCACCTTCCTGTGCCGACTCAGCACCTACGCCTTCTACCTCAACCTGTACGCCAGCATTTACTTCCTGACCGCTCTCAGTGTCTTCCGCTACGTGGCCATCCTGCACCCGGTCCGAGCCAAGACTCTGGTCAGCGTCCGGCGAGCTTGGGCCGCCTGCCTGGGCATCTGGCTGTTTGTCGGCCTGAGTTCGGCCCCCTTCCTGCGAGCCTCACCCCACATGCGGCAAGGGAGGATGCGTTGCTTCGAACCCCACTCCATGTCTTGGGGTCAGATCCTGAAGATGAATTACATGGCCTTGGTCCTGGGATTCCTGCTGCCGTTCCTGACCATCGTGGCTTGTTATGGCCGTATCGTGGTGCGCCTCTGGTCACCCAACTACCAGCTGCAGAGGTCAGCTCGTTCCTCCCGCAAACCCATCTCCATGATCTTAATTGTCctctcctccttcctcttctGCTTCCTCCCCTACCATGTGGCCCGGACTGTCCACCTCCACCTCATGGCTCAAGGCCGACAGTGTCAACATCAAACACTGCTGGTCCACAAGGCCATCGTGGCCACACTGTGCCTGGCCGCGGCCAATAGCTGCCTCAACCCCCTCCTCTACTACTTTGTGGGGGAGAACTTCCGCAGGTTGGTCAAGAGTTCGTTGACCTTCCGCATCCGTGGCCACTCGGCCCGATCCATCTCCTCCTATCCCCTGCGGACAGCCACCACTGTCGTTCCCGAAGCACCCTGA